AATCTTCGTGCACCATCGAACCGCGCCACAGGTAGCTGAAAATTTCATCGTTATTATGCTCATGCATTTTTACCAGTGTACCCAGTTCCAGGTTGGCATGATCGATAACACTGAGCGGCCCGAACGCATCGTCGCTACTGTCTGGCACAATTTTCCCAGGACGCATGCGGCGGATACGGAACGGGCCGTATTCGAAGGTGGTTTTAGGCTCAGCACGTAAAACGTTAAACATAATTTCTCCGACAGGAACAGGAACGCGTTGTGTTAGTAAAAATCAGAATACTGTTTCTTAACATATGTCTTTAAAGCAGATCCAGCAACGCATTCAGTTCAGCAATCTTTTGCTGCCACTGGCGTTGCAGTGCCGGTTTCTGATGCTTAGGCTTTCTTGCCAGATCCTCTTCCAGCTTGTTTTCCAGTTCCATCAGTGTCGCCAGCAGGCGTTCTTCTTCCGTGTCCTGAATCGCCGTGCTATGCGCCATAACGTCAGAGACCGGCGTGCTGGTCACAGGAACCGCGCCCGCCAGAATCGCATATACCGGTGCAGGTGAATGCCATTCTTCCAGACGCTGCTGGTCTATCAACCAGAAACGGTTACAGCTTTGCTCGATCAGTGTCCTGTCATGGGAAACCATCAGCACCGCGCCGCTGAAGGTTTTCAGCGTTTCGGCCAGTTCCTCTTTGCCTTCCAGATCCAGATGATTAGTCGGCTCGTCGAGCAACAAAAGGGAGTAGTTTGCCAGCGTCAGGCCGATAAATAAAAGCCGTGAACGCTCGCCACCGCTGAGCGTGCCCACTTTTTGCTGATGGCGGATATACGGAAATCCCGCACCGATCAGCGCCATTTTCCGCTGTTCTTCGGTCAGCGGCGCGAAATGTGCCAGGGCATCCGAAAGCGAATCGTTATCCTGCAACTGATGCTGGTTCTGATCGTAATAACCCATTCGCAACCGCGGGTGGAAAACCACGCCACAGGTCGCTGTTTCCGGACAGATAAACGCCTGCCATAAACTGTGCAGAAGGGATGATTTACCGCAGCCGTTACGCCCGACCAGCGCGATACGGTCGCCGCTTTTCACCCGCATTTCATCGAGGGTAAACAGCACGGGCGCGTCAGCCGCCGGTCGCACCTGTAAGTCAGACAGCGCCAGCACGCGGTCTGCCGCCAGCGCTTCACCGTTGAGGCGCAGCTTCCACTGATTGCCTGCGGTAACGTCAGTTTGATCTTCCTTCATGCGCACCACCTGCTTTTCCATTTGCTTGGCTTTACGTGCCAGCCCTTCGTTGTCGTAAACGCTGCCCCAGACGGCCAGCCGTTTGGCGCTGAGCGTCACGCGGTCAATTTCCTTTTGCTCGGCTTTGCGGCGCAGTGCGTCGGCAATGTCCTTTTCCTTCAGTGCCTGACGCGCCTGCGTGCAGGGCAGGCGGATAAATTGCAGTGTTTTATCGCGCAGGATCCAGGTGGCGTTGGTTACGCTGTCCAGCAGACTGCGGTCATGGGACACCAGTACAAAGCTGCCCGCCCAGTCTTTCAGAAACCGCTCCAGCCACAGTAATGTCGGCAGATCCAGATGATTGCTCGGCTCATCGAGCAGCAATAAATCCGGCTGGCGTATCAGCGCCCGCGCCAGCAGCAGGCGGGTATGCTGACCGCCACTGAGCGTGCCCGCCGTCAGTTCCCAGGCATTCTCATCAAAACCAAGGCTGGAAAGCAGCACCTGCGCCTGCCAGGGTTCCGGCTGATGAAGGCTGCCGGGCAGATAACCGAGCACCGATTCCAGCAGGGTACAATCATTGAGTTCAACGGGGAGATGCTGTTCGACACGCGCCATCAGGCACTGATTCGCCAGCGTAACGGTGCCGGAAGAGGCCGCCAGTTCGCCGCTGAGGATTTTCAGCAAGGTACTTTTGCCACAGCCGTTATGGCCGATGAGACCAATGCGGTCGCCTTTTTTCAGGCCGAAGGAAATCTCAGCCAGCAACGGGCCGAAGGCGTTATCGAAAGATAAAGATTGTGCGGATAATAATGTCGTCATGATGCTTACTCAGGTTTTCAGGCATAGAAATGCCAGTCGTCATAAAAGCCGACGATAACCGGTAAGCCGGAGGGAAGTTCTCAGATTGTCAGTTAGCTTCGCTCAAGCAGGTTATCGCGGCACGGTGCCGGAAATGCCTGAGCAGTGACGATCGCTAAGGACGAGTGAAATTAAAAAAACTTCACGGGTCAGCATGGCAATCCTCCTTATATAACATTGATGAATGAATGAACTGATTATATTGGGGAATTTTGAATTGTTCCAGTGAGAAAATTCCCCTGAAGAATGTCAGGCTTCAACTGTTTCATTTTCCAGTTTCTGCCGTTTCCGCAGGCCAGGGAACCAGGTCATCCACAGTCCGACCACGATCAGCGTGCCGACACCGCCGATAGCGGCGGCAGGCACCGCGCCGACCCAGGCGGCCAGCAGACCGGATTCAAATTCGCCGAGCTGATTCGACGTGTTGATGAAGATAGAGTTCACGGCGCTGACACGGCCACGCATGTCGTCTGGGGTGTCGAGCTGCACCAGCGCACCGCGGATCACCATGCTGATCATGTCGAAGCCGCCAAGAGCGAACAGCGCGAACATTGATAACCACAGCGAAGTCGAAAACGCGAAGACCAGTGTGGCAGCGCCAAAACCGGCGACAGCGGCGAACATAATTTTCCCGACATTACGGTTGAGCGCGCGATGGCTCAGCCAGAACCCGACGATCAGCCCGCCGACCGCCGGTGCGCCGCGCAATAAACCTAAACCCCACGGCCCGGTATGCAGAATGTCATGGGCGAAAATCGGCAGCAGGGCGGTTGCGCCGCCGAGTAAAACGGCGAACAGGTCGAGCGAAATCACCCCCAGCACGTCCGGTCTGGCGCGGATAAAACCAATGCCCGCGAACAGTGTTTTGAAGGTTGCCGGAACACGGCGCGGCGGGACCTGTTCATAGCGTAAACGGCTGACCATCACGATAGACAACAGATAAAGACAGGCGCACACGGCGTAAGCGACACCTGCGCCAGCGACGTACAGAAAGCCGCCCAGCGCCGGGCCGACCATCGACGCAGCCTGACCGGAAACGCTGGTGGCAGCCATTGCGCGGGCCAGCAAATTCGGGGGCACCAGCGCGGGCAACATTGACTGTAAGGAAGGTGCTTCCATGGCTTTGGCGGTCGAAATCACGAAAATCAGGCCGAGCACAATCACTTCATTGACGTGATGCGTCAGCGTCAGATAAGCCAGCGCACCCGTCGCCACCCATTCGGCGATTTGCCCGAGCAGTACCACGCGGCGGCGGTCAAACTGATCGGCAACGTGACCGGCCACCAGCGCCAGCGCAACGGAGGGGACAAACTGCACCAGTCCGATTAGCCCCAGATCAAATGCGCGACCGGTGATCGAATAAATCTGCCAGCTCACCACGATGGAAAGCATCTGGA
This genomic interval from Rahnella aquatilis CIP 78.65 = ATCC 33071 contains the following:
- a CDS encoding ABC-F family ATP-binding cassette domain-containing protein, with the protein product MTTLLSAQSLSFDNAFGPLLAEISFGLKKGDRIGLIGHNGCGKSTLLKILSGELAASSGTVTLANQCLMARVEQHLPVELNDCTLLESVLGYLPGSLHQPEPWQAQVLLSSLGFDENAWELTAGTLSGGQHTRLLLARALIRQPDLLLLDEPSNHLDLPTLLWLERFLKDWAGSFVLVSHDRSLLDSVTNATWILRDKTLQFIRLPCTQARQALKEKDIADALRRKAEQKEIDRVTLSAKRLAVWGSVYDNEGLARKAKQMEKQVVRMKEDQTDVTAGNQWKLRLNGEALAADRVLALSDLQVRPAADAPVLFTLDEMRVKSGDRIALVGRNGCGKSSLLHSLWQAFICPETATCGVVFHPRLRMGYYDQNQHQLQDNDSLSDALAHFAPLTEEQRKMALIGAGFPYIRHQQKVGTLSGGERSRLLFIGLTLANYSLLLLDEPTNHLDLEGKEELAETLKTFSGAVLMVSHDRTLIEQSCNRFWLIDQQRLEEWHSPAPVYAILAGAVPVTSTPVSDVMAHSTAIQDTEEERLLATLMELENKLEEDLARKPKHQKPALQRQWQQKIAELNALLDLL
- a CDS encoding MFS transporter, which produces MSASAGHSDSLLQHRSFVAFWIARAASSFGFQMLSIVVSWQIYSITGRAFDLGLIGLVQFVPSVALALVAGHVADQFDRRRVVLLGQIAEWVATGALAYLTLTHHVNEVIVLGLIFVISTAKAMEAPSLQSMLPALVPPNLLARAMAATSVSGQAASMVGPALGGFLYVAGAGVAYAVCACLYLLSIVMVSRLRYEQVPPRRVPATFKTLFAGIGFIRARPDVLGVISLDLFAVLLGGATALLPIFAHDILHTGPWGLGLLRGAPAVGGLIVGFWLSHRALNRNVGKIMFAAVAGFGAATLVFAFSTSLWLSMFALFALGGFDMISMVIRGALVQLDTPDDMRGRVSAVNSIFINTSNQLGEFESGLLAAWVGAVPAAAIGGVGTLIVVGLWMTWFPGLRKRQKLENETVEA